The Deinococcus aquiradiocola genomic interval AGGATCGCGCCGTCCATCTGCGCGGCGCCGGTGATCATGTTCTTGACGTAGTCGGCGTGGCCGGGGCAGTCCACGTGGCTGTAGTGGCGGGATTCGGTGTTGTATTCGACGTGCGCGGTGTTGATGGTGATGCCGCGGGCCTTCTCTTCCGGCGCCTTGTCGATCTGGTCGTAGCGCTGCGTTTCGATGCTCGGGTCGGCCGAGGCCGCCGTGAAGGTGATCGCCGCCGTCAGCGTGGTCT includes:
- a CDS encoding GTP-binding protein; translated protein: MAKGTFERTKPHVNVGTIGHVDHGKTTLTAAITFTAASADPSIETQRYDQIDKAPEEKARGITINTAHVEYNTESRHYSHVDCPGHADYVKNMITGAAQMDGAIL